The stretch of DNA GCTACAGGTCAAAAGCAGTTACAACAACGTCAACTTCTGCGAGATTGTTGGCTACTTCACCTGCTGCTTCATCGAGGGAGCAGATCTCGCCGTACTGGCCCTGGCCCTACAGACAGGCGTGGTCGTGTACAAAAAGGACACAGGCGCCATGGGAGGTCTGTACAAATGGCGAAAGTACGTCTACGCCACTGTCGTGTGTGTGCCGATTCTGCTCGCATCACTGGCATTCATCGACCGAGGCAGAACAGCCTATGTGCCCATGGTCACCTGGTGCTATCTCCCGGCCAAGCCCTACTGGTACCGCCTGGTGCTCTCGTGGGTCCCGCGGTACTGcattctcatcatcattaTCGCCATCTACGTGTCCATCTACATCCACGTCAAGCGTGAGTACGATACGGCCATCCGCAACTTCCAGGCGTCGCAGAGCTACATTCAAAAAACCGAAGACACCAGTGTTTCTGCAAAGTTCAAGCGGTTCGGTAAGAAGTGCGTTTCTGCCATCTCATATCTGCCCGGTCTGGGCTTTCTGGACACTCAAAAGTTCGACACGGACGAGCTGATCCAACAGCAGCTAGTCGGAGGCCAGACTCAGCTTTCCCCCCAGGAGTTTGCCATCCAGGAGTTCCAGATGGACCAGTTGCGGCAGTTCAAGGATCGACGAACCGCCATCGAGCGACAGGTGCGAACCATCTTCGTCTATCCCGTGGCGTACGTCTTTCTGTGGATTGCGCCATTCGCTCTGCAGGCCCTGCAGTTCCACTACGTGTTCCACCACGGCACCGTCTACTGGATTGCGGCCGTGGCATCGTTCATGCAGCCCTTCAATCTCACGGTCGACACGGTGGCCTTCTGCATTCAGGAAAAGCCGTGGCGTAACTCTGAGGAGCGGGTCTTCACCAAGCGAAACGCCTACCGAATCAAGCGGTGGCTATGCATGTGCAATCCCTTCATCACGACGCCCGGCAAGCTGGCGCCCCGAAGTGTGGTTGGCGCCGGGGTGGTCACGGTGGACGAGGCTGTGTCTCGTGACGAGCATACCGGCACTCCTTCCGAGGTGACGGCCTCCAGCACGTCGACCACCCCCCACACTGGCCACCAGCGACACAAGACATCGTTCGAATCGTTTGACGACAAGAATGGCATTTCCACCGCCGACAAGACGGCCGACACTCTGACTGAGACGGATGTCGAGAAGCAACAGAACAATCCGTTTGAAATGACACATACCAGGGTGGAGAGTGATGGAGATAGTGAAGGAGAGATGGATCTGATGGAGTTTCTACGGTAACGAGAGTGTAACTCGAGTTGACGTGGTAGCCACCAACTGACACCAAGCAACATCTCATCAACATAATgcatgtacaagtaatttATTAATTTATTGGGTTAACAGGTATACTAATGGTGGATGCAATAAATTTATTAACTGGTGGGTGCGTAACTATGGTCCATCATTTCCCACCAAATGCAAAGAATACCCTTGGGCAAAATCCTCCCCCATAAGCTGTTCTGGAACGGCAAAGACTCTCAATCCAGCCTCGATCAGAGCAGTTATAAAGGTTTCAAAGATGTCTGAAAGTCGTAGTTGCTGGGCCACCATGATGACCGTCTCTGGACCACTCACCAGCTTCAGGGTCTCCACAAACGGGTCGATGAGGTACTCGTTGTAGATGGTATCACAAGCAATGACTAGATCCGGATAGTGTCCTTCAAACACATTGTCTTTTATCTTGTTCCACGACTCCTCGGCATCTTCCCAATCCAGCTCCATACATTCCAATCTAtacttggccttgttggaCTGAGAGGGGATAGTTTGAGACTGGTAATGCGAGAGGTTTGTCTCAATGTTTTTCTTGGTCAACTTGAGCAGATGTGCCTGGTCAGTGGCCACATAGGTCTTTACTAGGGGAGCAAACACACAGGCCAGTAGTCCGGTAGCTCCGCATCCCAGTTCCAGCACAGACGAGGTATTTCCCGGCCCAAACAGCTTTGGAGTACATGACAGGTTGGCCGTTGAAGGAGTATACGTATAGCTGCTTTTCTTGCCCTTTTTGGCACTGTTTTTTGGCACTGTTGAACAGTCGAGAACCCACGAGGCAAAAATGGGCGAAACTTTCCACAGGACCGCTCCAGTAGTACTAGCGGCAGACGAGTTCAAAATGGCCGTGGATTGGTGCAGATCAATCTCGGTGCCGGACGCGTCGTGCGagaaggtcacgtgatcgcTCCCCGAGTTGACGAAGCCCAAGGACTGGGCATTTGCCGACCGTCTAGTGTGGGACGAGAAGAGCTCGTACACGTGGTCGGAGATGTTGTCCTGGGTGATTTCTTCGGTTCGGATCAAATCTTCCTTGAGCATGACTTGATGCGGGGTATCTTCACTATCTCCGGTTTCTGATTGAGACATGTTGGCGGTATATATAGGGGGGGTTCTTTAGTCCAATTGTACGGTATGTAGGGGTGTTTGTTGGTTAGTTTGGCGTCAATGTATATTGCCTTAGCGAGGCAATTTAAACTTCTTTATTGAGAATGACGTTGTAAAGTGAGGAGACGATATTTATAGAGAAAAGTGGTATAGTTCGATTCGTCTCACTTAAAGCTTTTGATTCATACCAAACATGTTCTGATTCAAGCACTTTTGTGACAAGCAAAGACATTGACACTTTGACCAATTGTTTTCACGAGAATTTAGGCTTCTGTCTACTCTCATCGGTGTGGTTTTTGAGACGCGCTTCTGGGGGGCTTTCGTGTTAAAAGTTTGGGGTCTAAAGATATAAATCAATTCTCCTCAATGAGAGCTTTCAATTTTACCAAATTTTAACTCGCTCAAATTtccacaaccccaacaacaaccGACACACCCTTGGATCCACTTGATGCAACCGTCCCCAACGGCGTGAACCTTGTGCGAAATAGGTCTGACAACAAGCACGAATTTAGTGGACTTTGGACGCAATAGTAGTACTAATTGGTGGTCACGAGTGAATCTCAGAGTAGCATATTGTTTTCCATCCCGCTGTAGGGAACTATaggcgtcacgtgacccaccGTGGTCTCTTCATGCACTGCCAATGTCTCATCTCGGAGATGGGGTTCGGAGATACGACCACTGTGCATGAGGTAAATACTGCCTTATGGTCCAATCACGTAGAGATTTGGTCAGTCGTGGGAATACAAATCCGGAGATGTTTCCGGTGAGAGCCAAGTATCTTGTACAGGTGTAGTTTATACGTCTCACCTCCTCTACCTGTAGCTATAACCTGGATGCTACAGTAGTCACAATTATCACCGGGTTCCTTCCAGAGGTTTAGGTGGTGATCTGTTGTTGATTCCCGACAGTTGGACCCCGTTGTGGGTGAAATTTTGAACATTGTATGTACCATTGCCAACTTGGAGCATGCTCAATTGTAGACACTTCTGCTAcaattacttgtaccacGGTTTAACTGGTGTACTGTACGCAAGGGTATGCTTGTATCTGTTCTACTTGTAAGGCAGTAActatgtatgtacactacagtagGCATAGTACATTACAGTATTTGTATGCACTGATGTGATACTACAAGATGTCGTTATAGATGGATTGCATGGTCACACAGCTCATATGTATTGAGCCCGTTGGTGGTGTGCTATAAGTATTGTACCGCTGATAAGCCCCTCACCAGTAGTTCAAAACTTGCTCCATCTCTCAGTGCTCTGTTAGAACTTGTGTCGTTATAGGCCCTCCTTCTGTAGGCTACTCGCACACTTTTGGAATATACAAAAGCTACTGTTTGTCGCCCTGGCTTCACTTTCACTTCCCACTCTCCCCTATTATAAGCTCATTATCATTTTGTTATATACTGTATTCGTATTGGTACTTTCTCGTActgtccttctccagaacgGCGTGTTTTCCGCTCGTGACCAACGGCATCATCACTTGCGCGTCTAGATGAGAttcttcttcagcagaGTCTCGGCAATCAGAATACCGGATCCGGCAGCACCAATGACAGTGTTGTGGGATAGAACGGTGAACTTGAAGTCGAGCACGGCGTCCTCTCGGACTCGGCCGACAGATGCGGCGTAGCCGTTGTCTCGGTTTCGGTCCAGACGGGGCTGGGGTCTGTCGGGCTGCTCAAGCAGGTGgatggccttcttgggggcGGAGGGACAGCCCAGCTTTTGTGGCTCGGACACGTAGTCGTTGagcaccttcttgacctcgtCGACGGAGGGCTTCTTGTCGGActtgaaggagaaggcgaCACATTCGGTGTGGCCGTCAATGACAGCCACTCGGTTGCAGGTGGCAGAGACCTTGAGCTCCGAGTCGGGAATGTTCTCAAAGGTGGCTCCGTCGGCGCTGACGTGGCCCAgaatcttcttggtctcccactccatcttgtcctcctcgcCGGAAATGTAAGGGATGAGGTTATCGAGAACATCCATGGAGGGGACACCGGGAGAGAAGCCAGCACCGGAAACGGCCTGCATGGTTGTGACAATGACCTTGTCAATGGGGCCAAAGGCGTCGaccagagccttgagaggGATCACAAGGCCGGCGGTAGAGCAGTTGGAGTTGCAGATCTGGTAGCCCTGCTTCTTGCCAGCCTTTCGGGCAGCAACCACTCGCTCGGAAAAGCAGTCCAGGTGCTCGGAGTTGGCGGTGGGGACAACCAGGGGCACGGTAGGCTCTCGTCGGTAGTTCTTGGCGTTGGAAATCACCACGAGACCGGCGTCAACAAAAGCCTTCTCAATGTCACCAGCGTAGTCGGCGTCCAGGCCGGAAAAGACCACGTCGCACTCGGCAAAGTTCTCGGGAGTGCACTCCTTGACCACGGTCTGGCCAGCAGCCTCGGGGAGAACATCCGTCTGCTTCCAGTCACAAGCATCAACGTACTTCTTGCCGGCAGatcgagaagaagctccCAGAACAGACAGCTCGAACTCGGGGTGCTccgagagcagcagaatgaaTCGCTGGCCCACAGATCCGGTGGCACCGAGAACTCCAGCCTTTTTAGTCTTGAccattgtgtttttgtgtaGTTGTGTAGTGGTGTTGTaggggtacaagtacaggttACAGGTGGAGTATTGATCCAGGGACCAGGATATATTGGGTCTGACAAACTTCACAGCAAGTGTGAAACTTTATTCCACGCCACTAGTGTAGCActttgtcacgtgatccgaGAGGAGCGTCGGGTGGCAAAGTGGTTAAATCAACAAAACGGGGGTTAATTTACAATATCCGGCTTCAAAAATCTCGATTTGGACGACATTAAGCCAGTTCGGTGCTTCTCAAAAATCCGTATGACTCAATTAACCTTCTTCGGCTAATTAGTCATTTAGTCATacttgaaaaaaaacataaaaaaaaataaaaaaaaatgctACTACGTAACAAGATATGGCATTTTTACTACGCATATCGTATTTAACACTCTTTGTATTATTTGTTTATTCGATTGtatcttctcctcccacACACACCTTCGCTACATAGCCCAATTTCACCTTCCACTCCGATATCGGGGTTCGATCTGCAGAGCAGCCACCAGTAAGTACTATCGTGTCATGTGTTCAATCTCCAGTGCAACCAATAAAAGTACAGTTTATCTATTTAGCCACCCTCACCATATGTATGTAATCATCGGGCAGCTGTCTACCTGTCTGCACGCCCGACTCGACGTCGACTCCAAAGCTCGTCTCGATAATCACATGTCCATGCACTTTAGGGTCCTGATGATACTCCTTGAGCCGGGCAAACaaacgagaagaagggctgGTTGAAACCGCAGTTTTGAGAACAGATTCGAAAAGACCACTTTTCTGAAAATTCCACCGTTTCTCCTTGGCAAGGATGTCCCTGGTTGTGCACTGATACCACATGTCTCCTGCCTTGATTTTGGGAGCCTTCTCCAACGGCTCATAACCAACAAACCACATTTCCGGAAACTGCAAAAACTCCTTCATTTTCTCACTCTCAGCTGGACCAACTAGAACGGCTCTCATGTGGGGCCATTCTCCCCGTTTCAGCATGTTGATCCATGGCGTGAGCTTGCCAGAAGACACTCCGAGTCTCCGGAGATCCAACACAGACAGGGTCTTGAGTGTAGGCAGGGATGAAAGCACATTTTCGGCCACTCTTTTGCCAGAGTATGACAAAATCAGATGGTTTCTGAACGGGATTTCGTCTTTGGTCGGAGAGAGCACCGACTGCAGGTAACTGATGTCCTTCTTTGCGGGAGGAGCCTCAATCAGCTGCAGCCGATGGTGAGAAGTAATCACGTGTTTAGGCCGACTATCGCCTTGCAAATGACACGAAAACTGTGCCCTATGGCCAAAAGCAGCCgcaaaacaaacaaaaatgGCAAATGTGTCCTTGTGGTGCTCCAGGATGGCGTTCCAGATGTTCCCCCAAAAGTCCCAGCCTCTCTTGGATTCTGCAATCATCTGAGGAGGCAGTCTGTCCGAGTTTTCACCAACTTTTCGAGTACATATATCCACCAGAGTCTGGACAATTATCGGAGCGTCAGCAGTTGGGGGATTAGGTGGGCACACAAACCACCAATGGACTGTGGTGAACGGCTCAACTACGTACTCGATACACTCCAGAGTAAAAGTCTTTTTGGAACATGTGGTATTCTTGGATAATGAGGTATTCTTGGAAGAGTTCATTGTACTCTGTGAAGACTCAGGAAATGAACCGATCTCGAACAGGGCTTCGTTGAAGGACACCTCCACTTCGTGTCTGGACATGGACGTGTTTGCGTTTGTATCTTCGTTTTCGGCGTCGTGAGGCACTTCAGGATAGTCACTAGGGATGGTTTCTGAGCACGGAGAAGTGACGCCATAGGTTTCATATTCGTCGGAACCgtatttatttttgtcGGAATGGGTATCATTGGCTTCCTCgtcctctctctcctcttggtcctctctctcctcttgGTCACCCTCGCTCTCACTCTCATTCTCCTCCAGTTCACTATCTGTACCATCCAATGGATACTGTTTGGAGAAAGATTTCCTGACGGACCTGCTTCTCTTGGTTGATTCGTTGGACTCCGACTCATCAGACAAGTCCCCAATCTCTACCTGaatctcgtcgtcctcgtcttccagaCCAGACACAGATTCACTCTCAGACCCACTGCCAGACTCCGTGTGAGTGCCGTCTTCAGAAGGGTAGTCTAAAATATCGTCCGAATCTCTTCCGGTGTCTGGAGTGATAACGACTATTCGAGGCTGTGGATTCTGTCGAACCGCCCGGACAGGATTGGCCCGTCTGCCCTGTTTGGCCTGCACAACTTTTAGAGCTGGAGACTTTGAAGCAGGAACCTTTGAAGCAGGAACCTTTGATGCAAAAGCCTTTGAAGCCTTTGCAGTCTGCTGGATGTTCTCATCTAGTTTAGCCCGCCTTAGTTGTTTGATCAGCTCAACAGTTTCAACAGCAGGAACCTTCCAGGGGCCCTGCATGGCTTCCTCGCTCTCGACTTGTTCTTTTAGACTGGGACGACAATTGGAAGTCGAGGCAGGGCCAGACGTCAACTGATGAGGACAGTTCTGCTCCCCTGAACCCCCCACCTCTTCTACACTTCCCTGACAAACTGCATCTGCAAACCGGTCTCCAACATGGTCCAACGAATCACTCTGCGGAGGTTCCTCAATCGGCACCGAGACATAGACCTTGTCTGAAGACTTTTCTTTCGGAGTTCCGTTAGGAACCTCAGAGTTGTACCGTCTATCTGGACTCGGACACTCGCCCCAGCTCTTGGAATTCTCAAGCACATCCCGCAGAATCTTTTGAGACTGCTCAAAGGCacgttttttttcctcGAAATCAGCTAGAGCCATCTCTACTGTCATGTTGAAAGCCTCGTCAGACTTTTCAATCTTGGGCCCGGTGGGCTCTTCGGGATCTACAAGGTACGGCTCTCCAAATGGCCCAAGATCGTCCTCGTTTGCCCATACCCTCTCCGCAGTTGTTTTCGACTCTTTCAGATTGGCTATCAGACTCTGATTCACATAGCCACTGTCTTCCGGCAGAGTGATATCAGTGTCCAGATCGCCTTCTGAAACATCTTCAACCCTAGGAtcttgaccacctccgTATCTGTCCTGCGACACGGGAGGAAAAGGCGAACTATCTGGACTCAAGTTCAACTGATCAGAGTCCCAGAATCGAACTCCCCCGGTCTTCTCGTCTTCAAAAGCATTCCCAAAGCCGCTGTCAAACACCCGTCCTTGTCCTGCAACAGAAGGTCTTCTCTCGTTCGCCCTGGAACGCTTCGTATCGGGAGGTGTAAGCGGGTGATTGGGATTGAAATAGTCCTCGACGTTTGATTGCCGGTTAGGAATATGACCGACGCGCTCTCCGTGAGAGTATTGGCGTTTCGGAGGCATCTGTCGTTGTCGCTGACTCAAGACAATTCCCAGTCTtcgtggagaagacaatCTGAAGTTCGCTTTCTTTAAAAACACTGCGCCATTCGTCTACATTTAGACAGATACCGAATACAGACACGCTTCTACAATCGAGATCTCAATAGCACTACCCTTGACTCATGCAAAGGTCCACAAGAGGAATATCCAGTTTCCGTCTGGACTCACCCGTGGACTAAGAAGGAAGGTCCAGCCTCGCATGAAAGACAGCCGTCAAACATATCTCCATCCAATTATAGATATGTAGGATCGCAGACCATATCAGTCTGccacatacttgtaccagtagcggtactgtactgtcGTTTTAGCCATATCAGTTATCTTATACATGTAATTAGCATTATGCAGTGTGTGACGACGCGCCAGTGCAAAGGTCGGAACTAATACCGACACTCCCAGTGCTCCTCGGCGTAGTCCTTCAGTAGCTCATTCAGTCCCTTGCCTCCATAGTCGGTCAGCCGCTCAAAGTAATCAGGCCGGTCAAGAGCATACAGCGCCTCCTGAATAAAGGGGGCAATGAAGTCGTAGAAGACCAGATCAACATACTTGACGTCGTCCGGAGGCATCTCTGTCTGAATGGCATTAGGAAGCTCGTAGTAAGGAAGAGCCCAATGAGGAGtatcatctccatcatgcCCGTAGTCGTCCAGAGTCACGTATCCAGGCAACAGGCCCTTGGTGTCTGCAGCATGGAACATGTCACACTCCTGGGGGATCTCCTCAGGCACCATGTGACCACTTCCCAAAATATGCGCCTTTCGGTTCAGGTACGGCAAAATGTCATGGGCCGTGTGAATGTCTATATTGGGAAGGTATACCCAGTTATTGGGGAAAGGAGACACCACAAAGCCGGTATTACGTGTGTAGGGgcccttgagcagatcgaAACGCAGACCGCCGGTGTTGGTGATAATCACTCGGTCACCCGTAGCTCCCTCGGCAGTGCCATTCAGAGTTGGGAGCACCTCGTCAGCAATGAGACTGAGCAGAGAAGACGGCCCGGGGAATTTTGCGCCATTGGTGTAATAGTTTTCGGGCACACATCCATACACTTCTTTCAGatcgagcttcttcttgatgcGGCTCAGCTGCCGAGTAAGGCTCTTGCCCAAAGCGGTGTCCCACTTGGAATGGTCGGGGTCATGTGAGGCGTGGAACTTGAGACCGTCAATATGGAAATCAATATATGACCGGGACGAAGAGGTGGACTCCTGACCAGTGACATTAAGAGACAGCCATCCCAGAGTTTCCAGGAACCGGCCTCCCTGGATGCCGTACACGTCAGAGGGGCCGTCAAACTCTCCATTCAGCTGGACGGCGTCTCTGACGTGAGAATGGCCACCTAGCAGCACCAGAGGCTTCTTTGTTCGCTTTCTGATGGCCTCAATCAGCTGAGGGAATTCCCATGATCGTAGGGGAATGTGGCCTATCACCGCCACCACGTCGTACTCCTCGTTGTCCAGAGCGTCCAGAAACCATTGCTGCTTGACGGCATCTCTGACCTTGGTGACTCGAATGTTATTGGGATGCAGGTCAAAGTCATAGAGGAAGCCAAAAGTGAGGATCCGACGAGTTTTGCCGTCTTTGTAATGCGACCGCTCGATCACCTTGTATCGGTTACCGTAGGGACGCCATTCGCCTCTCCAAATCTCCACGTTACCACTAAGGTACTTGTCTCCTAGATGCTGTGACACCTCCTCGTACTCCAACGTGGCCACCTCTGTGTTGTAGAGCTCGTGGTTTCCGACCGTGACGGCGTCAAAGGGCATTTCGCGAAACAGCCGTCGCGAATAGTGGCCTCTCGGGGTAGAGGCGTCCGAAACCCCGTTGCCATCATGCTTGTCTCCCGAGTCAAAAAACAGCAAATTCGGGTACTTTTTCTTCATGTGTTGGTGGAAGCTGGCGAGATCGCCCCAGTCGCCAAAGTAGGTCTCACCGCTCTGCTCAAACCAGCCGTGGGTGTCTGTGGTCTGTAGAAAGGTGTACTCGCCGGGAGTCAGAGCACGTCTGTCGGGACGTTTGAGTGCAAAAATCTGCTGGCCCGTAGCTGCTGAGGCCACGGAATGCACCGCCAGCGCCAGCACTGCCAGATTCAGTTTCATATTGTGTAGTTAGAGAGCGTTCGTAGCCTTGTAGACAGTGGTGGTCAATCTTCGTTTCTGTGGCGACGCATTTAACCTGGATATGCACGTATATGCATATACGTTGACAGATAACGGAACGTGAGGCGAAGTTGGAATTTAATTTGATTAACCGAAATGAAACGATATATTCGAGAATACACCGAGCGGTGAAAGTGCAAGTGTCGAGATGGAAGAAACCTGAGTACCTTGGAGGGTATAAGCACAAGTCCTACAATCTTTTGCGCCTGTCAAATTATCAAACTGgagagtacatactcgtagtTACAGTAGGAGGTAGAACAGTCTGAGCACAGGGTCAACCAATAGTTGACAGCGGTTCCATGAGTACAATATAATTTATGTTGCACTATTGGCCGGGTATTGTCAAGGCCGTCCATAATGCTCTTCAGGACCTACTCTGGCTCTACAGAGGGTGTCGTAGATCTGATTCATGGATGCAACGTGGGCACCTCAAATAATGGCATATGAAATGAAGAAGATAGCATAGGTCTTGTGGAAACATGATCAGCTGGTATGAAAcaaagtacatactatactATCTATAGTGCTCCTCTTCTCATTTACCTGGTTAGTCTACGAATATTGGAGGACAGTACGACGATAAAAGCCTGCGAAATTAATGTGGAGTTGTGAAATATCGCCAAATGACGTCGGaaaaacagctccagaaacGTCCTCTGAATACCAACTTCCAAAGACATTGAAACTACAATAGACAGACACCAACCAACTGTCAATCAAGCTAATTGTATGTAATTAATCTCATATTGTGGTTGAAAAAATCCACTTACATACACTGGTTCACATGTCGATATGTACAGTGGTTGTTCTTGGCCCTATCTTGCCTCTTCTATCTCCGCAATCTCCGTCGGGTGCAATGTGACCTGAATGAAAGTAAAAGAAGTTCGAGAGCCTAGTCACAGCTTGACGAACGTCCAGGAAGATAATATTGACATTTTACTTCTTTTCTTTGCCCTTTGTTTCCCTTCATTTCCCTTAGTTTCCCTTCATTTCCCTTTGTTGCCCTTGGTTACTCTCCAACGCTCGGGTTGCGATGACCTACTAGTCTGAAGAGTGGCGTCCACAATGGGCCAGTAGGCCATCTATCAATCCACTTCTTCCCTGATTACAGAAAAAGTCGATCCACGGACGCCTTGGATTTCTCTTCACCTCTGCTGTCTCTGAGGGACACACAGGTCCAACTGGTCCCATAACAACTCGATTCGAAGCAAAAAAGGTACTGGAAAAGTAACAACACTCTCTGGTGTCAAGGGCCCGTGCCAAAAGCCCTCGTATCGAGTTGCTCCACCCCCGGCACCTTCTTTTCCACTGCCTATACCGTTATACGAGTAACACGGACTTAACTGTATTGTTATGGAGGCCAGCTTGTTAATGTTTGTCTCGACGTCGGGGTCGAATCCAATCGGACCGGAAGTTTCGAGGAACCCCGGAAGTTGGTTATTTACTCAACCGGAGTTGAAAAAATGTTGATCGGAGGGGAGCTTCAAATACTACTAAGCATCAAAGAGGTCAACCCCGCCCGTCTACAACCAGTGTTCGTACCTGAAACCTGTACACTGTaaagagtacgagtactgcCTCTCTTTCACAGCCGCCGTGTCCTATCTTATCACTGCTCTACAATCCAACTGCTGTTCTACctatctctctctctctctctctctctctctctctctctctcttctctctctcttttctctctctctctctctctctctctctctctctctatcTTTAGTCAGCCTCTCAACTGTACAGTCTACTCCTTGTTACCAGCCCTCCAAAGAGGACACGGCATCTCTCTGTTGCCACAAGACAAGGTCACTCCACCCCTCCACCCTCTCCACCCTCTCCACCGCCTCGGTCACTCGACCTTCCATGCGGGTTCCGTATTTCTTTTCCGCGTTTGACCCGATTTTCGGTCATTTTAGATATTCTAATTCCAAGCACGTCACTACACCCTCCCCATGACTTTTACCCCAGGTCAAGCCGCTCTATATCGAGTGACTTTTGGTCATCTGAGAAAATGCCGTCCCTTCACATGTCCGCTGCTTAGCCGTTAAACTCTGATGATTAACATGTCCGGAATATACGCGGGGGGCAGTGTAGAGAGCGGAAGAGGCGACGAAATGGAGGAGGGACTTGTAGAATCGGATATTTGGGCCGGACAGATGAAAATCCACCCTTCATTTTCTCAATCGGAGCAAAACTGACCAAACTGGCCTCGTCCTGATTTTTCCACTGTTTTTGTTCATCATACCAACATACCAACTCTATCTACAGTGGGACCCCACTGATACCGGTCTAGAAGATGCTGTAGAGGTCGTAAAGAGAAAATAAAATGGAATATGGACTTACCAGGGTCTTTTTCAATCCATTCCGACCCTTTTCAAGGCCCCTTTATCCCCAAATTCTCCCCGTAATCCCTTCCTAACACTCTCGACCAAACTTTGGACACTCTCTTGTCCGAAATTTTGCGTGATACCCACGTCGTCATTCATATAAAATTCACCCCGctttctgtgtctgtatatatatatataaaagCCTGGCTTGGCGTTCGAGGCTCGTTCTCATCTACCCGTTAACCCCCCCGCACACACAATACTCACAAAATGATTCGAAGAGTGGACAAGCACCCAT from Yarrowia lipolytica chromosome 1D, complete sequence encodes:
- a CDS encoding uncharacterized protein (Compare to YALI0D13552g, weakly similar to uniprot|Q12361 Saccharomyces cerevisiae YDL035c GPR1 G-protein coupled receptor, similar to Saccharomyces cerevisiae GPR1 (YDL035C); ancestral locus Anc_3.156), whose protein sequence is MSHQHGKFQEDPITNAVNAYTDHQQLVQRICSVVASCVSIVFGLFAFYLFINMRKKVFRHHLIFLLLTFDFGKAVVLLWYPVRVLQVKSSYNNVNFCEIVGYFTCCFIEGADLAVLALALQTGVVVYKKDTGAMGGLYKWRKYVYATVVCVPILLASLAFIDRGRTAYVPMVTWCYLPAKPYWYRLVLSWVPRYCILIIIIAIYVSIYIHVKREYDTAIRNFQASQSYIQKTEDTSVSAKFKRFGKKCVSAISYLPGLGFLDTQKFDTDELIQQQLVGGQTQLSPQEFAIQEFQMDQLRQFKDRRTAIERQVRTIFVYPVAYVFLWIAPFALQALQFHYVFHHGTVYWIAAVASFMQPFNLTVDTVAFCIQEKPWRNSEERVFTKRNAYRIKRWLCMCNPFITTPGKLAPRSVVGAGVVTVDEAVSRDEHTGTPSEVTASSTSTTPHTGHQRHKTSFESFDDKNGISTADKTADTLTETDVEKQQNNPFEMTHTRVESDGDSEGEMDLMEFLR
- a CDS encoding uncharacterized protein (Compare to YALI0D13574g, similar to uniprot|Q12367 Saccharomyces cerevisiae YLR137w, similar to Saccharomyces cerevisiae YLR137W; ancestral locus Anc_8.339) codes for the protein MSQSETGDSEDTPHQVMLKEDLIRTEEITQDNISDHVYELFSSHTRRSANAQSLGFVNSGSDHVTFSHDASGTEIDLHQSTAILNSSAASTTGAVLWKVSPIFASWVLDCSTVPKNSAKKGKKSSYTYTPSTANLSCTPKLFGPGNTSSVLELGCGATGLLACVFAPLVKTYVATDQAHLLKLTKKNIETNLSHYQSQTIPSQSNKAKYRLECMELDWEDAEESWNKIKDNVFEGHYPDLVIACDTIYNEYLIDPFVETLKLVSGPETVIMVAQQLRLSDIFETFITALIEAGLRVFAVPEQLMGEDFAQGYSLHLVGNDGP
- a CDS encoding uncharacterized protein (Compare to YALI0D13596g, similar to Saccharomyces cerevisiae HOM2 (YDR158W); ancestral locus Anc_8.338, highly similar to uniprot|P13663 Saccharomyces cerevisiae YDR158w HOM2 aspartate-semialdehyde dehydrogenase), giving the protein MVKTKKAGVLGATGSVGQRFILLLSEHPEFELSVLGASSRSAGKKYVDACDWKQTDVLPEAAGQTVVKECTPENFAECDVVFSGLDADYAGDIEKAFVDAGLVVISNAKNYRREPTVPLVVPTANSEHLDCFSERVVAARKAGKKQGYQICNSNCSTAGLVIPLKALVDAFGPIDKVIVTTMQAVSGAGFSPGVPSMDVLDNLIPYISGEEDKMEWETKKILGHVSADGATFENIPDSELKVSATCNRVAVIDGHTECVAFSFKSDKKPSVDEVKKVLNDYVSEPQKLGCPSAPKKAIHLLEQPDRPQPRLDRNRDNGYAASVGRVREDAVLDFKFTVLSHNTVIGAAGSGILIAETLLKKNLI